A window of Aurantibacillus circumpalustris genomic DNA:
AGGTCTCTCTTTTACAACAATATCATCCAATTGATAACTTGTTGCGCCTGATGTTGTGCTTTTGTATTTAAATGCAATTCGTGTATTCGTTGATTTGTGTCCACTTAAAGAAACATAACCCGAAGGAACCCACAAATAATCACTAGAAGTTGGAGATAAGGCGTAGTTAGGTGAAAGACTTGTCCATATTGCAGTTGTTGGATCTCCTGAAGTATAATTTATTGAAATCAAAACCTCCAATAAAGTGCCTGAATATTTTGCCGCTGATTTAAAACTCAACACCACATCCTTTGAAGTTGAAATATCAACTGCTGGAGAAATCAACCAGTTTTCTGAATTTGAATTCCCACTCACGTAACCACTAATTTTTGCGAAAGGGCTTGTGGTTAAAGAGGAAGTTCCAATAATCCAGTTAACCGAATTATTGGTGACAGAGTAGCTTGCCCAACCTCCACTATTAATGGTGTTGTCATTAAAATCTTTTAATAGAAATACGCCTGCTTCCAGAGTATTGACAGGAGCCGAACATAAAGGACCATTCATATTTACCTCAGCGTATTCTCTTAAAGTCAATTGCATGGTTCCATTATACTGACTCACAATCCCAACAATACTTCCATTTCCTTTTGGTAAAGTTTTACCTGCGAAATTACTACGACCACTTGTCCGCACCGTGAGAATCTTTCCTGCTTCACAGGCTGTAATGGTTTGGTTAGTGGTAGTTTTTCCAATAGCATCGGCAAAAGTCGGAACAAGCGTGTTTGTTTTAAATTCCATGCCATTGAGCTGAATAAGCTGTGATTGCAAACTATTCGAATGTGTTGGGCTTGCAGCGTAAAGCAAGATATCATCTACTAAAACAATTTTTGCTTGCACAGGATTTCCTGAAGAAAGTTTCACAATGTTTTTAGCCACATCAACAGAATCCAAATAAATCATACTGTTAGCTGAAATCAAATAAAGATTATTCAAATTGATTCTGATTTTATCACCCACATACAAACCTCCCGACTCTTTTATGTTTAATTGAATCGCTCCGCCGCTTTCGTCTTTCACAAAAATCTGCTGGTAAAAATTCCCACTCAGCTCATCACTCATTACAGTGCAATACAAATTCGTATCGCCACCTTTAAATTTGTAGGCAGAAATTGAATTAGCAGTAACTCTTTCTTTCATTTTACGAATAGTCAATTGTGCCCCATCGTTAACTTGTTTTAAAGGTGGGTAATCAAATTCTTTTTTACAGGAAAAAACTAAAAATAAAACGATTAGAAACTTTATGGAGTATTTAAAATAGTTTGGCATAATTTAAAAGCTAAAATTGATAATAAGCATATACGTAGTTCCGGTCATATAAACATATTTGTTCGGAAACTTTGAAACTTGTTGTTGATCCCATCGCAGTTGCTCGTAGCCACCAGTGATTGTGTTTTTTGTATTCAGCAAATTGTTTATACTCGCATTTAAATTCAGCGAATACCTTTTATGAATACGATAAGATTTAGACGTATTCACATTTAAAACGAAGTAGGAAGGAATTTGCTCCTGTCCGATTATTTTCTGAGCAAGTTCTTTTTCATTGTCCTGAAATTTACCGGCGGCTTCTGTGGTTCTTCGATCCGGATTGGGTTCCACATAAATTTTATCGAAATAATTCAAACAAACACCAAGCGACCAAAACTTTTTACCCATAAAGCGATAACCGAGTGCGCTTACTAATTGCGGTGAATTGCCAAGTTTGTAATTTTTAAGATACACTCTGCGGTTAAAATAAAGTGAAGTGTTATTATTGTCTTGCCAAGCTTGTAATTTTGGTTGGTTACTGTAATACGATTGTGCAAATCCTGAAACAAATTGAAAGATATGAGAAGTGTAAACAGTTTTCTCTATACCCAACTCAAAACCTCGGTGCGTCTGATTTACATTGGTCATAATTAAATTCACAAGTGTATTGTAGTTATCGTCATAATAAGTCCTCAACCAGGTTTGGTTATTTATTTGATTAGAGTAGAGTGTGAAACGCAATTTTAAGTTTGGGTATTTTGCGAGGTAATTAATATCGGAAGAAACAACTTCTTCATTTTTAATATCATCCACCACATCGTTTCGTACTCTGGGTGAAATAAAAACATTAGAGGCCTCGGGTGCCCTTGATAGTATATTTAAATTCGCAGTAATAAAATTTCTTCCATTTAGTTTATAGGTTCCACCAGCCTTAAAACCGTAATTCAGAAAATTTAATTTATCGCTTTCTCCCTTACTTGTCGTAGGGAATTTTCCATTTGCGACATAACCTGTTCTCCACAATCTACTATCTGAAATAGTAAGTCCACCATAAATATCCGCTTTTCTTAAAGTATATTCTGCCAAAGCCCAGGCCTCCGCTTTATTAATGGTGATGGCGTAATCGTAACCAAATTTATCGTCTCTGTAAATTTTTCTGTTCGGATTTTCAATGTCGTTTTGTTGAATTAATGGATCAACGCCAAGATTTTGTGCAAACTGATCCACATCTATCCAAAAACTTGCGCCCAAAAGATCTTCCATTTCTTTGTATCTTTTATTTATGTAGTGAAAAGCATTTACACCCATGCTAATAAATACATTTTCTTTTCGCTCATTGTAAATCAAATTAAATCCTGTTTGACTGAGATTTTCAACTCTGTTCTCTAAAATATAACGCGCTCTGGTTTCATTAGTATTTACGCTTTGTGTTCCACTTGCCGAATACAGATTCGCTTGATTTAGCGCTATCAACTCGTCCCAATTTATTTGTCGGGTGTTTACATCTGTTTCCCAATTATACGTTGCTGCGTCTCCACCTGTATTGTCAACCTTCGCATAAAAATAGCCTGGCAAATATTTATAATAATCTGGTTTCGGATTTGCAGCATTATTAAAATTTAAACCACTCAGACTTGATTTTCCAAAAGTGTGATATATGGTTGAACTGACTTTTCTTTTTTCATTGGGTGTATAAATATGTGATAGTAAAAACATTGGTCTACTTGTACTACTTATAGAGGCATTTCTTACTTTTCCATTTTGGTAACCCCACAAACTATTGTAGTATTTGTCACCGCTTACGACATATGTTTCTAACGTCGCAGCAGTTGATAGTCCTTTTTCAACAGGAGCCACAAAGCCAGTGAAAGAAAACAAATGTTTATCATTTAATTTTTTATCTAAAGACATATAAAAAGCTTTAGCGTCAAAATACGTTCCAGGCACATATACTTCATTACCCCAACGTGCAGAAGCAGAAAGTGTAAGCGCCCAATTGTTCTTCATTAAACCGGTAGAGTGTGTCAACATTACTCGATGGCGAAACACGCGGTTAGCAGTAGCATAAGAAACCCGTGTTCCTTTTTTAAACGAACTTGCTTTTGAATCTATATTTGTATAGCCACCCGGACCAGAAGACCCATAGCGGTTGGCCACATTACCGAAACGTGCTTCTACAAACCTAGTTACGTCATTTAAACCACCCCAACTGCTCCACGAAGCAAAACCTGTCTCAGGATTTGTAACGTTTACGCCGTTAATCATCACCACTTGATTCTCTGCAGAATATCCACGCATTCTATACCGAGCTGTCCCAAACTGAAAACTGGCGTATTGCGTAAACAAATCTCTGCTTGATTGTAAAAGCGAAGAAGCGTCTTGTTCATCCAAATCTGATTCAGCATCACTTCCACCTGTACTATAAATTGGAATGGTGTAATTCATCACAGTACTATCCGATTTTTGGTTTTGAGAAACGCGCAACGTATCTGTTTGCGAAATACAATTAAGTGTAACTAAAAGAAAAAAAGTGCAGAGTAATTTTTTTTTCATGCCTTGGGGGGATGCGTAAAAATAAGTAAAGGTTAAACCAGCAAATAAACTTTTAGACCAAAACAAAAACAACTTAGATAAAGATCATTTTCGTTTTTGTAGGTTTAGAGAAGATAAATTTGTTTTGATGAGACTTCCTGTAATTTTATTTTTTGTTTTTTGCATAGAGTCTCTCTCGTCTCAAAAGCTTGATAAGTCTAAGGAATACTACATTTCTGCTATCGGATTTTGGAACGTTGAAAACCTCTATGACACCCTAAATGATAAGTGGAAAAACGACGAAGATTTTACACCAGAAGGAATTAATAGGTGGACAGGCGATCGCTATTGGACAAAAATAGATCATTTAGCTACAGTTATTAGCCAAATGGCAACAGATATAACTCCTGATGGGCTAGCGATTTTAGGAATATGCGAAGTGGAAAATAAAAATGTTGTTCAAGACCTGGTGAACTCATCACATCTTAAAAAAAGAAATTACCAATTTGTGCATATTGAAGGTCCTGATATTAGAGGCGTTGACCCCGCATTAATCTATAACCCAACTTATTTTTCTTTAAAAAAAGCAGTGTCTTATCGTGTACAATTGGTTACAGACTCTACACACAAAACCAGAGACATACTTGTTGTGAGTGGTTTGTTCTCAGGTGAAGCACTCACGGTCTTGGTTAATCACTGGCCCTCAAGAAGAGGAGGAGAATTATTAAGCAGAGTAAACAGAAATGCAGCCGCAAAAGTTGCGCGGCATATTACGGATAGTGTCACCAAAAATAATCCGAATGCAAAAGTAATTATCATGGGTGATTTAAATGATGACCCTATAAACGAAAGCGTAAAAAAATACATTGGAACGTATTCTGATTTAAGGAAACCAGAAACAGATTTGTATTATAACCCAATGGAATGGCTTTACAAAAAAGGTATTGGCACCCTAGCCTGGCAAGATAGTTGGAATTTGTTTGATCAAATTATTTTAAATAAAAATTGGATTCCAGGTAATTACGAAACCTGGCAGTATTATAAAGTGCGAATTTTTAATAAAGACTTTTTAAAAGCAGACCACGGGAATTTTAAAGGCTATCCATTTCGAACGTACAGCGGAGGTTCGTATACGGGCGGCTATAGCGATCATTTTGCGTCATACATTATTATAGCGAAAGAGAAAAAATAGACACAAATTTTACGAATTTGCACTAAAGGGCATAGGAAAAACATTTGTGACCTTAATGTAAATCTTTGTGTGCTTTGTGGTTAAACATTGTACAAAAAACCACTTAGACACTAAGACCACTGAGAATCACTAAGAAAAACTCTAAGAGATTACTTTCTCCCCGTTATTAATTAATCTTTTTTCCGCTATAGATATTAGAGTAAATCAGCGACGGATGTGAATTATTTATATAGAGACTATCTGTCTTAAAAAAATAACCCTGGATGCGTGTTGCTGAAAAATTCGGCTCCGTATCAAAATTAACTTCAAAAATAGTTTCGCTGGTGGTGGAATTTGTCATTTTCAAACCAGTTGCAGCATCTGATTTTTTGACTTCCATTACAACAGTATAAGTTGAATCTTTTTTATACGGGTTATTCATAGCGTCGTAAAAGGTATTACTACTCTTTACCTGACAGTTATACATACCCAGGTATTTATCCCTAAAGTCAATTGGAGTTGCAAGTTTATTCTCAATTGTGTCTTTTTTGCAAGAGAACCCAATAAGAATTAGCAGGGCTACTAATAAATTGATTCTTGTTTTCATTTTTATTGTTTTTTGAGTGAAACAAAATTTGAATTGTAAACGAATACACTAATTTAAACAAAATTTTAATTCCTTCGACATTAAACCACAGGGTGACACAGTGAAAATATAAGTTGTTTCTCCGTGAATCTCTGCGGTTATTTAACCACAGAGTCACACAAAGTAAGCACAGCGTAACACAGTGAAAATATACTTTGTTTCTCTGTGAAACTCTGTGCAATACTCCTTAAACTCTGTGGTTAAAATGGAAGAAAAACCGTCACAAAAAAAACCCCTCATTTGCATGAAGGGCTTTAACTCTATATTTAGAGAGAGATAATTAAGCTAAACGAACGTTAACTGCGTTTAAACCTTTTTTACCTTCTTGAATTTCAAAAACTACGTTATCATTCTCACGAATGTCTTCTTGTAATCCTGTTGCGTGTACAAAGATATCTTGTCCACCTTCTTCTTTAATAAATCCGAAACCTTTTGCTTCGTTAAAAAATTTTACTACTCCGTTTTTCATTTTGTTTTGTTTTTTTGTCCTGTTTCCAGAACGGTTATTTATTTGTTTATTGTTTGTTTGTGTCTAATTACATTTTCTCAAAGCACCGTGCTTTAGTTAAATGGATGAGTTGACACCACCTCAATGTTTTTCTTAATTAATTTATTTATATCTTTTAAATAATTCATTTCTTCTTTCGCACAAAACGACATTGCTACTCCTGATGCGCCAGCTCTTCCAGTTCTACCAATACGGTGAACATAAGTTTCAGCTTGCTCAGGAATTTCGTAATTAATTACATGCGATAATTTATCTACATCAATTCCACGAGATGCAATATCTGTGGCTACTAATATACGAATTGTTCTGTTCTTAAAACCTTTTAATGCTCTTTCTCTTGCACCTTGCGATTTATTTCCATGAATTGCCGCTGCAGCAATACCCAAAGTAGCCAAATCCTTCACAACCTTATCAGCACCATGTTTGGTACGGGTAAATACTAAAGCATGTTCAATATTATTACTCGATAAAACGTGTTTTAACAAACCGCGTTTATTCTCTTTTTTAACATAATAAACCGATTGTTCTACCAAAGTTGTGGTAGAAGATACCGGATTAACAGCCACACTTACCGGATTAACCAAAATGGTATTAGCCAGTTTCATAATAGCCGGAGCTGCCGTAGCAGAGAAAAATAAAGTCTGACGTTTAGCAGGAATCTTAGTGATGATCTTTTTAATATCATTAATAAAACCCATGTCCAACATACGATCTGCTTCGTCTAATACAAAGTGCTCGATGTTGTTTAGTTTTACGTACCCTTGATTCATTAAATCTAATAATCTACCTGGAGTAGCAACAATTACGTCAACCCCTCTGCGTAAATTATTTACTTGGTTTACCTGAGATACACCACCAAAAATGATGCAATGAGAAATACCTAAGTTTTTACCGTATGCTGTAAAGTTTTCACTTATTTGAGAAACTAGTTCGCGGGTTGGAGCAAGGATAAGCGCTTTAACAGTGCCAGGACCTTGTCTTTGATTGCTTCTTTTAGCGTCTAATAATTGTAAGATTGGAAGAGCAAAAGCAGCCGTCTTACCGGTACCAGTTTGCGCGCAACCAAAAATATCTTTTCCTTCTAAAATATGGGGAATCGCTTGTTCTTGAATAGGAGTGGGTTCTGTGTACCCTTTTTTGTCAAGTGCCATGACCAGTGGCTTAATTAGTCTTAAATTTGAAAATGTCATTAAATTGTTTAATTCGTTTATTTTTTATTTTACACGTGATCTTTCATCACATCATTTTAATCTAAGAAAAGTGTAAAATTAATCGAATTGTAATCTGGGTGACACAAACAAGAAGTATACAATCTTCTAAAGAAGAGGATACAAATATACACAACTTATGAACATTAAGCTAGGATTATTTGGACAGAAGTCTAATCAACTGGTAATCAGAGTATAATAATACAGAAGAAATTAAAGAAATAGGTTCTTTCAGGTTTTTTGGGCGCCCGGGCGGGCTGCTTCGGGCTCCGCTAAGCACAAGCTGGCTAAACAAGCCAACGGCTTGCTTCCCTGCTCCGGTTTTTTTTAGCGATAAAAGAGGCATCGCTAAAAAAGAACTAAACCCTTTGCATACTTGGCGCGAAATCTCCCAATTCCGTCTCAATCCCTCAAGCTAGAACCGGCAATCATCTTCGTATATGATTCATCGTTTCCAGCACGGATTTTTAAAAAAATGTTGAATTTATTTCTGCATTTGTCTTCCATATTACAAAAGAAGGGCAGTTTTGCGGGTTGGTAGTTTAGGGTAGGCGGTTTATTCAAGAGTTGAGATTTACTAACAACCGATTGAAAATGCGTTTTGTAAACATCAGA
This region includes:
- a CDS encoding DUF5689 domain-containing protein translates to MPNYFKYSIKFLIVLFLVFSCKKEFDYPPLKQVNDGAQLTIRKMKERVTANSISAYKFKGGDTNLYCTVMSDELSGNFYQQIFVKDESGGAIQLNIKESGGLYVGDKIRINLNNLYLISANSMIYLDSVDVAKNIVKLSSGNPVQAKIVLVDDILLYAASPTHSNSLQSQLIQLNGMEFKTNTLVPTFADAIGKTTTNQTITACEAGKILTVRTSGRSNFAGKTLPKGNGSIVGIVSQYNGTMQLTLREYAEVNMNGPLCSAPVNTLEAGVFLLKDFNDNTINSGGWASYSVTNNSVNWIIGTSSLTTSPFAKISGYVSGNSNSENWLISPAVDISTSKDVVLSFKSAAKYSGTLLEVLISINYTSGDPTTAIWTSLSPNYALSPTSSDYLWVPSGYVSLSGHKSTNTRIAFKYKSTTSGATSYQLDDIVVKERP
- a CDS encoding TonB-dependent receptor plug domain-containing protein, whose product is MKKKLLCTFFLLVTLNCISQTDTLRVSQNQKSDSTVMNYTIPIYSTGGSDAESDLDEQDASSLLQSSRDLFTQYASFQFGTARYRMRGYSAENQVVMINGVNVTNPETGFASWSSWGGLNDVTRFVEARFGNVANRYGSSGPGGYTNIDSKASSFKKGTRVSYATANRVFRHRVMLTHSTGLMKNNWALTLSASARWGNEVYVPGTYFDAKAFYMSLDKKLNDKHLFSFTGFVAPVEKGLSTAATLETYVVSGDKYYNSLWGYQNGKVRNASISSTSRPMFLLSHIYTPNEKRKVSSTIYHTFGKSSLSGLNFNNAANPKPDYYKYLPGYFYAKVDNTGGDAATYNWETDVNTRQINWDELIALNQANLYSASGTQSVNTNETRARYILENRVENLSQTGFNLIYNERKENVFISMGVNAFHYINKRYKEMEDLLGASFWIDVDQFAQNLGVDPLIQQNDIENPNRKIYRDDKFGYDYAITINKAEAWALAEYTLRKADIYGGLTISDSRLWRTGYVANGKFPTTSKGESDKLNFLNYGFKAGGTYKLNGRNFITANLNILSRAPEASNVFISPRVRNDVVDDIKNEEVVSSDINYLAKYPNLKLRFTLYSNQINNQTWLRTYYDDNYNTLVNLIMTNVNQTHRGFELGIEKTVYTSHIFQFVSGFAQSYYSNQPKLQAWQDNNNTSLYFNRRVYLKNYKLGNSPQLVSALGYRFMGKKFWSLGVCLNYFDKIYVEPNPDRRTTEAAGKFQDNEKELAQKIIGQEQIPSYFVLNVNTSKSYRIHKRYSLNLNASINNLLNTKNTITGGYEQLRWDQQQVSKFPNKYVYMTGTTYMLIINFSF
- a CDS encoding endonuclease/exonuclease/phosphatase family protein, translating into MRLPVILFFVFCIESLSSQKLDKSKEYYISAIGFWNVENLYDTLNDKWKNDEDFTPEGINRWTGDRYWTKIDHLATVISQMATDITPDGLAILGICEVENKNVVQDLVNSSHLKKRNYQFVHIEGPDIRGVDPALIYNPTYFSLKKAVSYRVQLVTDSTHKTRDILVVSGLFSGEALTVLVNHWPSRRGGELLSRVNRNAAAKVARHITDSVTKNNPNAKVIIMGDLNDDPINESVKKYIGTYSDLRKPETDLYYNPMEWLYKKGIGTLAWQDSWNLFDQIILNKNWIPGNYETWQYYKVRIFNKDFLKADHGNFKGYPFRTYSGGSYTGGYSDHFASYIIIAKEKK
- a CDS encoding cold-shock protein, yielding MKNGVVKFFNEAKGFGFIKEEGGQDIFVHATGLQEDIRENDNVVFEIQEGKKGLNAVNVRLA
- a CDS encoding DEAD/DEAH box helicase, producing the protein MALDKKGYTEPTPIQEQAIPHILEGKDIFGCAQTGTGKTAAFALPILQLLDAKRSNQRQGPGTVKALILAPTRELVSQISENFTAYGKNLGISHCIIFGGVSQVNQVNNLRRGVDVIVATPGRLLDLMNQGYVKLNNIEHFVLDEADRMLDMGFINDIKKIITKIPAKRQTLFFSATAAPAIMKLANTILVNPVSVAVNPVSSTTTLVEQSVYYVKKENKRGLLKHVLSSNNIEHALVFTRTKHGADKVVKDLATLGIAAAAIHGNKSQGARERALKGFKNRTIRILVATDIASRGIDVDKLSHVINYEIPEQAETYVHRIGRTGRAGASGVAMSFCAKEEMNYLKDINKLIKKNIEVVSTHPFN